Genomic DNA from Eleutherodactylus coqui strain aEleCoq1 chromosome 8, aEleCoq1.hap1, whole genome shotgun sequence:
tcctgctctcctatctctgagctggtgggtgtagactgctgctatgatatatccatacactgtacacataggagagcaggatctcttctctatctctgagctggatgggtgtagactgttgctatgatgtctccatacactgtacacataggagagcaggatctcttcaccGTCTTTGtactgctgctgtgatgtcttCACACTCTGTATACATGAAGGAAACAGGAAATTCTGCCCCTCACTTCTGTAGCAGACAACATGGTAACATAGCACACTCCTTTTGTATAAGCGGCGCCCCAGACAGCAGTACGCAGCCGTGTAGATGTTATGTTGGGAGCTGTAACAAAGTAAATCCCTTTCTGTTGAAGTCCCTACTAGTCATACCTTCCTCTCTCCACCCATATACTTCTTTCGACAGCAGGCATCATCACCTCCACCCTTTCCTGTCCTGGGCATGACCTGACCGGCAGTGAGCAGCTGACTTGGAGATCCCCCTTAGTGGCAGCCCTTCTGCACATGTCATCTAGGTGTATACTGTTCTCCCACTGTGTGCCGCACGCTGACCGCTGACATTGTCCTCTGTCTTGTAGAGCTCTATGACTATTGCATCAAGGAAGGCTACGCTGACAAGAACCTTATTGCAAAGTGGAAGAAACAAGGCTACGAGAACCTGTGCTGCCTGCGCTGCATACAGACCAGGGACACCAACTTCGGGACTAATTGTATCTGCCGTGTCCCCAAGGGCAAACTGGAAGTGGTAAGACCCCTCGTACAAGAACCGTATTGGGGCTTTAGCCACCTTTCGTGGTGGGTCAGCTTGAGATTACAGTGCTGCTTCTCCTCTCGGATGACCCCTGTGTTCAGTAGTCGTAGACCCGGCGTGCTGCTCCGCGTGTCTCTTCCCAGCCATTGATACTTCGCTGATGCAGAGTTATCGGCTGTAATGGACACAATGCTTCTGGTCTCTAATGGCTATTTccagagaggtggggagaaggctgtcaatcactgtgcATAGCACAGGTGCTGATGGCATGTAGAGCCGTGCAGCGCACCCCACCGGGGCTCTCTGCATGGTAACATGCAGGGATCTGCCAGTCAGGGGCTGGGGGGCATTGGTGGGTATATAAGTGAGCTGCATCAGACCGCCTGGCAGTGTGTAAGGTTTTAGTAAGCTGCCGAGGGCACCGGTGACCCCTCTGGAAGCTGCCGAGGGCGCCGGTGACCCCTCTGGAAGCTGCCGAGGGCGCCGGTGACCCCTCTGGAAGCTGCCGAGGGCGCCGGTGACCCCTCTGGAAGCTGCCGAGGGCGCCGGTGACCCCTCTGGAAGCTGCCGAGGGCGCCGGTGACCCCTCTGGAAGCTGCCGAGGGCGCCGGTGACCCCTCTGGAAGCTGCCGAGGGCGCCGGTGACCCCTCTGGAAGCTGCCGAGGGCGCCGGTGACCCCTCTGGAAGCTGCCGAGGGCGCCGGTGACCCCTCTGGAAGCTGCCGAGGGCGCCGGTGACCCCTCTGGAAGCTGCCGAGGGCGCCGGTGACCCCTCTGGAAGCTGCCGAGGGCGCCGGTGACCCCTCTGGAAGCTGCCGAGGGCGCCGGTGACCCCTCTGGAAGCTGCCGAGGGCTCCGGTGACCCCTCTGGAAGCTGCCGAGGGCGCCGGTGACCCCTCTGGAAGCTGCCGAGGGCGCCGGTGACCCCTCTGGAAGCTGCCGAGGGCGCCGGTGACCCCTCTGGAAGCTGCCGAGGGCGCCGGTGACCCCTCTGGAAGCTGCCGAGGGCGCCGGTGACCCCTCTGGAAGCAGAACGTCTTTCGCTGTCTGACGGCTTCCCTTTAATAGTCTGAGATGCAATGCGCTTATCAATATTGCAGAAAAAGTCCTGCAGGCACTCCAGCAGGTGCCACCTACCCCTCGGTGCTGGTACAgtaagtagttaaaggggttgtccggacaTGTGCTATGGATGACCTGTGCTCGGGGTCAGAGCTGCTTGTATTATGGGAGTGCGGCCTTCTGTTATACTTCCTGCCCTGACCCCATGTGGCAGACCCCACCGATTGCTGGAGTGGTGCCTGCAGAGGTTTAGTTTGTGACCCCCTCCTTGTTTCCTGTGTTGCAGGGGCGGATCATAGAGTGCACACACTGCGGGTGCCGAGGATGCTCCGGATGAGGCCCCGCCTCCAGCGGACTGTGATCTATCTCGTCTTCTTCCGATTCCTTTAAGATGAGGGATATTTCCTCTTATCGGGACTGTCTTGTGACCagttgtttcatttttttaatgtttattaaAGTTCCTGTAATGCGTCCTCTGATGGTTCCTGATGTGATAGCGACGTTTCACCTGTAGGTGGCCTACATGTTACGCGGAGGTTAAAGGGGCGGCCGCTGTGGGTTATATGTTACAGAGCCTCCTGCCACTCTTTACACCGCATCCACCTACCTGCTGCCCCCCGATGGCTCCCCTGACTCTGTACCTCCCATAAAGTTACATGAAGCGTTCATCTACATTTATAGCCACCCTCTGGTGTCTGAACACAAGGTTGCCCGGGACCAGTGGGGGCCGTTGTATTAGCGGCTGGTGGTCTTCTGTGCCGATGCCCCCCTAATACACCAGTCCTGGGTCCCGTTTTCAGGTGCCCAATatggccgacacaatcttcaCAGTGGCTTGGTGAAATTACCAATGCTGtatactgctctctgattggtgatcagcactggccaatgggAGAGCAGGCATCGTGTGCATTAGGTTGCTGaagaattgctgcagccatcttggacagctgaacacAGGACCCAGAGGCAGCAGGATGGATGGACAGCCAATGATGTAGTGAAGGGCCGCTGTGCCACCAATGTCCGCCGTCCCAGCATGCCTGTATCTGTAAAACCTGTTGTAATGGGGTAGCCGCACGGTTTTTTCGTTTTGTTTTAATTTGTACGCGGCGTGTTTAGCGGTAACATCTGTTctcttaataaagttttgtagttcaaTGTTcttgctttttaaccccttaagcacttTTGTCCTTTCCTCCTCGCGAGGCCTGCTGGTGGTCAGCGGTTCCTGGAAAGCTGTAAGAGTCTGAGTGGTGTGAATGGGGTCTTGTGCCGGTGGCGCACACATGGCTGACCGCTCTGCCGCGGGTGCGGGCCATCACAGCCATCCCACAGTTTATATAGTGGGGTTTGAATATATACAACTTTTGACTGCACATTTCTTCTTGGCGATGCGGTGATTCTGCCGCTGCGTTCACTTCCTCTTCCGCACGCCCGTCACGGGGCGGGATACATAATGCGGGCGCCCAATGTGCACTTAGATGCTTCttcttttaatacctttttttatttgttttcaaataaataataaaactgccggggggggaggggcgggagcCGGCGAAAATACCATATTATACTGCCATCTACCATTGTGCCCGCTAGTTGGTGTAGGATGTGGGCACAGTGCGAGGTCTTCTGTGGAGTGGGGGCTTATaggggctttttttttgccaattggcGACTCTCTTCAAGTGTTCTCTTATTGCTCTGGTTTTCTTGTATGTTGGAGGATGGTGGCGGCACGACTCATGAGCTGCAGATTAGAAGGGGCTGCCACCACGTGTATCGCTGGAGGGGCCAACCCCATCCTTACCGCAGGTAACTACATGTCTCCACtccttgtcagtaacatccctcccataGAAGGAGTgagagcatagaggctctagtaccctgttgtaccacctctagcttggatacaagttgtgatatgggcggacatggaggctctagtaccctgttgtaccacctctagcttggatacaagatgtgatacaggcgggcatggaggctctagtaccctgttgtaccgcctctagcttggatacaagatgtgatacagacaggcatacaggctctattaccctgttgtaccgcctctagcttggatacaagatgtgatacatacaggctctattaccctgttgtaccgcctctagcttggatacaagatgtgatacagacaggcatacaggctctattaccctgttgtaccgcctctagcttggatacaagatgtgatatggggggcagggaggctctagtaccctgttgtaccgcctctagcttggatacaagatgtgatatggggggcatggaggctctagtaccctgttgtaccgcctctagcttggatacaagatgtgatatggggggcagggaggctctagtaccctgttgtaccacctctagcttggatacaagatgtgatacaggcaggcatacaggctctattaccctgttgtaccgcctctagcttggatacaagatgtgatatggggggcatggaggctctagtaccctgttgtaccgcctctagcttggatacaagatgtgatatggggggcatggaggctctagtaccctgttgtaccgcctctagcttggatacaagatgtgatatggggggcatggaggctctagtaccctgttgtaccgcctctagcttggatacaagatgtgatatggggggcatggaggctctagtaccctgttgtaccgcctctagcttggatacaagatgtgatacaggctctagtaccctgttgtaccgcctctagcttggatacaagatgtgatacaggaggcgtggagtctctagtacc
This window encodes:
- the BUD31 gene encoding protein BUD31 homolog, whose translation is MPKVKRSRKPPPDGWELIEPTLDELDQKMREAETDPHEGKRKVESLWPIFRIHHQKTRYIFDLFYKRKAISRELYDYCIKEGYADKNLIAKWKKQGYENLCCLRCIQTRDTNFGTNCICRVPKGKLEVGRIIECTHCGCRGCSG